The Stieleria maiorica genome includes the window ATCAACGATTGACCAAATTCGTGCTTTCCGAAACGTTGCGTTTCGCTCTCCGGCTCCTTCGCCAAGTCCATCGCGTCGCGGCAGCGCGGCGAGCTGATCAAATCGAATGCCTGTCGCTGGAAACGATCCATGCTGCGGACCTGGTCATCGAGCGACTCCACACCACGAAAAAGCGTATCGAAGTCCTCCGCCAACGCAGCGCGTGAACGATAACGCTCGATCGACAACCCGTCGTCGAGCGAAATCCCTCGCACGCGAAACGGCAAACCGTGCTGTGGCTTTTCCCCGGTCGAAAGCGGTCCATACTCCGGCCCCAAAAAACCTGGGCCACCCAACGGACGATCGATCGAGACGAATGATGGAATATCGCGTACCGCGGCATGCTGGTGACTGACCACGCTGCCGTACATCGGGTACTGCACCGTGGGGGTCGGGCGATTGCCGGTCAGCAGGTACGAAGTGCCGATGCTGTGATCGGCTAAATTGTGCGAGATCCCGCGAAGGATCGAATATTGGTCCGCACAGTTTGCCAACCGCGGCAAGTGCTCACAAATCTCTATGCCTGGGACGTTGGTGCGAATCGGCCGGAACTCGCCGCGATATTCCGCCGGTGCATCGGGCTTCATGTCAAACGTGTCTTGATGCGACGGACCTCCTTTCAAAAAGACCAGAACCGCCGATCGATCCGTCGACCGCGTTTCACTGGCGTTTGCCAATCGAAAGTAGTCACCCAAGCCGAGCCCGAAACCCAGCGTGCCGATTTTGATCGCGGTTCGACGCGAGCAGCAGGGATTGGAAAAACGATTCATTTCAACT containing:
- a CDS encoding DUF1501 domain-containing protein, with the translated sequence MNRFSNPCCSRRTAIKIGTLGFGLGLGDYFRLANASETRSTDRSAVLVFLKGGPSHQDTFDMKPDAPAEYRGEFRPIRTNVPGIEICEHLPRLANCADQYSILRGISHNLADHSIGTSYLLTGNRPTPTVQYPMYGSVVSHQHAAVRDIPSFVSIDRPLGGPGFLGPEYGPLSTGEKPQHGLPFRVRGISLDDGLSIERYRSRAALAEDFDTLFRGVESLDDQVRSMDRFQRQAFDLISSPRCRDAMDLAKEPESETQRFGKHEFGQSLMMTARLVEAGVRFVTVILEDWDTHQENFNELGGRLLPPLDQGLSAFLDRLNQRGMLQSTTVLVTGEFGRTPKINNKAGRDHWARAMTSILAGAGVSTGQVVGETNDKAEEPVGTGFTPDDLAATFYSALGIDPKMEFDSNVGRPITLVRDGKPISRILS